In a genomic window of Caloenas nicobarica isolate bCalNic1 chromosome 1, bCalNic1.hap1, whole genome shotgun sequence:
- the DLEU7 gene encoding leukemia-associated protein 7: MTSPAALLMSLGHQAGALCTLQAAAAPRPPHSPPQPSHTQTFSPAWHSLREETEVSEPGGAPELEEEQTVPGKSPKDGDESGELSPPSPGEPRPETLAQPGLARRETLREMALRSKLSRLVEATSQLVEVEQTLLLPLLQQHPLPLHPKDSIEFRNICSHMALQREGQQLEKDLHEAHQCLKTIIEKLICSLSVFPSDSCIPVRFALRQILQNLLAM, encoded by the exons ATGACCAGTCCGGCTGCCCTGCTTATGTCTCTCGGGCACCAGGCAGGGGCTCTCTGCAccctccaggctgctgcagcgCCCCgtcctccccacagcccccctcAGCCTTCCCACACCCAAACCTTCAGCCCAGCTTGGCACAGCCTGAGAGAGGAGACGGAGGTGTCTGAGCCTGGTGGGGCTCcggagctggaggaagagcaAACAGTCCCAGGGAAGAGCCCTAAGGATGGAGACGAGAGTGGAGAACTATCTCCTCCCAGCCCAGGTGAGCCCAGGCCAGAGACACTGGCCCAGCCAGGGCTGGCGAGGCGTGAGACGCTTCGAGAGATGGCTCTGCGCAGCAAGCTGTCCCGACTAGTAGAAGCGACTTCCCAGCTTGTAGAAGTAGAACAGactctcctgctccctctcctacagcagcatcctcttcctctccacCCAAAA gATAGCATTGAGTTTAGAAACATCTGTAGTCATATGGCTTTGCAAAGAGAGGGACAACAACTTGAGAAAGACTTACATGAAGCCCACCAGTGTTTGAAGACCATCATTGAGAAACTCATTTGTTCGCTGTCAGTTTTCCCCTCAGATTCTTGTATCCCAGTCCGATTTGCCCTGAGACAAATCCTGCAAAATCTCCTGGCAATGTGA